One genomic window of Solea solea chromosome 12, fSolSol10.1, whole genome shotgun sequence includes the following:
- the hal gene encoding histidine ammonia-lyase, whose translation MPRFTIHIRDEWLAVPCRDTTNTIQWLGLEALKRYVKNKPDNGGIAEVKDTRFVVRRCQGSGLLDADDTIDDVLEDNDFVELAIEGDTMSPDFIPCQPGVSHLTAAYREPEDFISLDGNSLTSTDLVNLGRGLYKIQLTPEAETKVVKSRDLLDTIVKENKVVYGITTGFGKFARTVIPVSKLKELQENLVRSHSAGVGNPLSPERTRMLLALRINVLAKGHSGISLETLHAMIQAFNASCLSFVPEKGTVGASGDLAPLSHLALGLMGEGKMWSPKSGWADAKYVLEAHGLKPISLRPKEGLALINGTQMITSLGAEAVERAQAIARQADIIAALTLEVLKGTTKAFDSDIHKLRPHPGQIEVAQRFRSLLDSDHHPSEIAESHRFCDRVQDAYTMRCCPQVHGVVNDTITFVQNIINTEINSATDNPMVFAERGETISGGNFHGEYPAKALDFLAIGVHELASISERRIERLCNPSLSELPAFLVNEGGLNSGFMIAHCTAASLVSENKVLCHPSSVDSLSTSAATEDHVSMGGWAARKSLRVIEHVEQVLAIELLAACQGIEFLRPLRTTTPLEKVYELVRSVVKPWIKDRFMSPDIEAVHRLILDQKVWHVAKPYIDKYQTEYIPESRPVSPTAFSLESPASPRKRVRLE comes from the exons ATGCCTCGCTTTACTATCCACATCCGAGATGAGTGGCTGGCAGTGCCGTGCCGGGATACCACCAACACCATCCAGTGGCTCGGACTCGAGGCGCTGAAACGTTACGTGAAGAATAAACCGGACAACGGCGGCATCGCCGAGGTGAAGGACACGCGCTTCGTTGTGCGCAGGTGTCAGGGTTCGGGGTTGTTGGACGCGGATGACACCATCGACGATGTTCTGGAGGATAATGACTTTGTCGAGCTTG CTATTGAAGGAGATACCATGTCTCCTGACTTTATCCCGTGCCAGCCCGGGGTTTCTCATCT TACAGCAGCATACAGAGAACCCGAAGAT TTTATTTCCTTGGATGGCAACAGCCTGACGTCCACTGATTTGGTCAATTTAGGCAGAGGGCTCTACAAGATACAG CTGACTCCCGAGGCAGAAACTAAAGTTGTGAAATCCAGAGACCTTTTGGACACCATTGTCAAGGAAAACAAAG TTGTCTATGGAATCACAACAGGATTTGGCAAATTTGCCCGAACTGTCATTCCTGTCAGCAAGCTTAA AGAGCTTCAGGAGAACCTGGTGCGATCACACTCAGCAG GTGTTGGAAACCCCTTAAGCCCGGAGAGGACCCGCATGTTGCTCGCTCTGAGGATTAATGTTCTGGCCAAAGGTCATAGTGGGATTTCTCTGGAAACCCTTCATGCCATGATCCAAGCCTTCAACG CTTCCTGCCTTTCCTTCGTCCCAGAGAAGGGAACGGTGGGAGCTAGTGGAGACCTGGCGCCGCTCTCTCACTTGGCCCTGGGGCTGATGGGAGAGGGTAAAATGTGGTCTCCTAAGAGCGGATGGGCTGACGCCAAATAT GTTCTCGAGGCCCATGGACTAAAGCCAATATCCCTAAGGCCTAAAGAG GGCCTTGCTCTAATCAACGGGACGCAGATGATCACGTCTTTGGGAGCGGAGGCCGTGGAGCGAGCTCAGGCGATCGCCAGGCAGGCCGACATCATCGCTGCTCTCACTCTGGAGGTGCTGAAGGGAACCACCAAGGCTTTTGACAGTG ACATCCATAAGCTCCGGCCTCATCCGGGACAGATAGAAGTGGCCCAGCGCTTCCGGTCGCTGCTGGACTCTGATCACCATCCATCTGAGATTGCAG AGAGCCACCGCTTCTGTGACAGAGTCCAGGACGCCTACACCATGCGATGCTGTCCTCAG GTTCACGGAGTCGTCAACGACACGATAACATTTGTTCAGAACATCATCAACACAGAAATCAACAGTGCCACTGACAATCCT ATGGTGTTTGCTGAACGAGGTGAGACCATTTCAGGCGGGAACTTCCATGGAGAATATCCAGCCAAG GCTCTAGACTTTTTAGCAATTGGAGTCCATGAGCTGGCCTCGATCAGTGAGCGGAGGATTGAGAGGTTGTGTAACCCTTCTCTGAGTGAGCTGCCGGCCTTTCTCGTCAACGAGGGAGGACTCAACTCAGGATTCATGATTGCCCACtgtactgctgcctccttgG TTTCAGAGAATAAGGTTTTGTGTCACCCATCTTCTGTGGACTCCCTGTCCACGAGTGCTGCCACAGAGGATCACGTGTCTATGGGAGGCTGGGCTGCTAGGAAGTCCCTGCGGGTCATAGAGCATGTGGAGCAAG TTCTTGCGATAGAGCTACTGGCGGCCTGTCAGGGTATCGAGTTCCTCCGCCCACTCCGCACCACCACTCCACTAGAGAAGGTCTATGAACTTGTGCGTAGCGTTGTCAA ACCGTGGATTAAAGACAGATTCATGTCTCCGGACATCGAAGCCGTCCACCGTCTCATACTTGACCAGAAG GTGTGGCACGTGGCCAAACCATATATTGACAAGTATCAGACAGAGTACATCCCCGAGTCCCGCCCCGTTTCTCCCACCGCCTTCTCCCTGGAGTCTCCGGCGTCGCCGAGGAAACGCGTTCGCCTTGAGTGA
- the LOC131469663 gene encoding ETS domain-containing protein Elk-3-like isoform X1: MLSLPLVALQNKPLGLYVGMDSAITLWQFLLQLLLDQSHKHLICWTSTDGEFKLLKSEEVAKLWGLRKNKTNMNYDKLSRALRYYYDKNIIKKVIGQKFVYKFVSFPEILKMDPQAVEMGLASGRFPLQEGEAPELDVEEEEEEDGEEEAQRRALAALGAQQCRNDYLRSGLYSSFSISSLQNQPELLRALRERQEESCSVIRFGTNANERSSPPSAKPESYISPRPSRLSSHSHSPSPPHTQPGRSWGTGVKEGEGDSDQSAQPLNLSSGHRERALQPPEKRSSSSSGRSSSVGNGNHRDELPPKSKKPKALEISAPSLLLAGSDIGSIALNSPALPSGSLTPAFFTAQTPSGLLLAHSPLLSGIHFWSSLSPVAPLSPARLQGHSSLFQFPSLINGHMPVPLPNLEGTPSSLLLSPNTHKS; the protein is encoded by the exons ATGCTGAgtctcccccttgtggcacttcaaaataaaccgcttggactgtatgttg GTATGGACAGCGCCATCACACTGTGGCagttcctgctgcagctgctgctcgaCCAAAGCCACAAGCACCTGATTTGCTGGACGTCCACAGATGGCGAGTTCAAGCTCCTCAAGTCGGAGGAAGTGGCCAAGCTCTGGGGGCTCCGCAAGAATAAGACCAACATGAACTACGACAAGCTGAGCAGAGCCCTGCGCTACTACTACGACAAG AACATCATTAAGAAGGTGATCGGCCAGAAGTTCGTCTATAAGTTTGTGTCCTTTCCTGAGATCCTGAAGATGGACCCGCAGGCCGTGGAGATGGGTCTGGCCTCTGGGCGCTTTCCCCTCCAGGAAGGAGAGGCTCCTGAGCTGGacgtggaggaggaagaggaggaagacggggaggaggaggcacaGAGGAGGGCCCTGGCAGCGCTGGGGGCTCAGCAATGTCGTAACGACTACCTCCGCTCAGGTCTCTACTCCTCCTTCAGCATCAGCTCCCTTCAGAACCAGCCGGAGCTGCTCCGAGCCCTGCGTGAGCGCCAGGAGGAGTCCTGCTCCGTCATCCGCTTTGGCACCAACGCCAACGAGAGGAGCTCCCCTCCCTCTGCCAAGCCAGAGTCCTACATCTCCCCCAGGCCGTCCAGGCTCTCCTCTCATTCCCATTCCCCATCTCCCCCCCATACCCAGCCTGGACGAAGCTGGGGCACTGGTGtcaaggagggggagggggactCTGACCAGAGCGCTCAGCCTCTCAACCTCTCCTCCGGGCACCGGGAGCGAGCTCTGCAACCTCCAgagaagagaagcagcagcagcagtggtagaAGTAGTTCTGTTGGTAATGGTAACCATAGAGATGAACTCCCACCAAAAAGCAAGAAGCCCAAAGCTCTGGAGATCTCTGCCCCATCCCTGCTGCTGGCAGGAAGTGACATCGGCTCCATCGCCCTCAATAGCCCAGCGCTCCCGTCTGGCTCCCTGACTCCTGCCTTCTTCACTGCACAG ACTCCCTCTGGTTTGTTGTTGGCTCACAGTCCGCTGTTGTCAGGCATCCACTTCTGGAGCAGCCTGAGCCCCGTCGCCCCACTCAGCCCCGCCCGGCTGCAGGGCCACAGCTCCCTTTTCCAG TTCCCGAGCCTAATCAACGGACACATGCCTGTTCCTCTGCCAAACCTGGAAGGAACACCCTCCTCCCTGCTCCTGTCCCCCAACACCCACAAATCCTGA
- the LOC131469663 gene encoding ETS domain-containing protein Elk-3-like isoform X2: protein MDSAITLWQFLLQLLLDQSHKHLICWTSTDGEFKLLKSEEVAKLWGLRKNKTNMNYDKLSRALRYYYDKNIIKKVIGQKFVYKFVSFPEILKMDPQAVEMGLASGRFPLQEGEAPELDVEEEEEEDGEEEAQRRALAALGAQQCRNDYLRSGLYSSFSISSLQNQPELLRALRERQEESCSVIRFGTNANERSSPPSAKPESYISPRPSRLSSHSHSPSPPHTQPGRSWGTGVKEGEGDSDQSAQPLNLSSGHRERALQPPEKRSSSSSGRSSSVGNGNHRDELPPKSKKPKALEISAPSLLLAGSDIGSIALNSPALPSGSLTPAFFTAQTPSGLLLAHSPLLSGIHFWSSLSPVAPLSPARLQGHSSLFQFPSLINGHMPVPLPNLEGTPSSLLLSPNTHKS, encoded by the exons ATGGACAGCGCCATCACACTGTGGCagttcctgctgcagctgctgctcgaCCAAAGCCACAAGCACCTGATTTGCTGGACGTCCACAGATGGCGAGTTCAAGCTCCTCAAGTCGGAGGAAGTGGCCAAGCTCTGGGGGCTCCGCAAGAATAAGACCAACATGAACTACGACAAGCTGAGCAGAGCCCTGCGCTACTACTACGACAAG AACATCATTAAGAAGGTGATCGGCCAGAAGTTCGTCTATAAGTTTGTGTCCTTTCCTGAGATCCTGAAGATGGACCCGCAGGCCGTGGAGATGGGTCTGGCCTCTGGGCGCTTTCCCCTCCAGGAAGGAGAGGCTCCTGAGCTGGacgtggaggaggaagaggaggaagacggggaggaggaggcacaGAGGAGGGCCCTGGCAGCGCTGGGGGCTCAGCAATGTCGTAACGACTACCTCCGCTCAGGTCTCTACTCCTCCTTCAGCATCAGCTCCCTTCAGAACCAGCCGGAGCTGCTCCGAGCCCTGCGTGAGCGCCAGGAGGAGTCCTGCTCCGTCATCCGCTTTGGCACCAACGCCAACGAGAGGAGCTCCCCTCCCTCTGCCAAGCCAGAGTCCTACATCTCCCCCAGGCCGTCCAGGCTCTCCTCTCATTCCCATTCCCCATCTCCCCCCCATACCCAGCCTGGACGAAGCTGGGGCACTGGTGtcaaggagggggagggggactCTGACCAGAGCGCTCAGCCTCTCAACCTCTCCTCCGGGCACCGGGAGCGAGCTCTGCAACCTCCAgagaagagaagcagcagcagcagtggtagaAGTAGTTCTGTTGGTAATGGTAACCATAGAGATGAACTCCCACCAAAAAGCAAGAAGCCCAAAGCTCTGGAGATCTCTGCCCCATCCCTGCTGCTGGCAGGAAGTGACATCGGCTCCATCGCCCTCAATAGCCCAGCGCTCCCGTCTGGCTCCCTGACTCCTGCCTTCTTCACTGCACAG ACTCCCTCTGGTTTGTTGTTGGCTCACAGTCCGCTGTTGTCAGGCATCCACTTCTGGAGCAGCCTGAGCCCCGTCGCCCCACTCAGCCCCGCCCGGCTGCAGGGCCACAGCTCCCTTTTCCAG TTCCCGAGCCTAATCAACGGACACATGCCTGTTCCTCTGCCAAACCTGGAAGGAACACCCTCCTCCCTGCTCCTGTCCCCCAACACCCACAAATCCTGA